TGCCGTTAACTTAACACATATTTTTgtagatatatttaaaacatcCTAAAAAGGACGTCCATAAGAAATGAacataattttcaaattttagatCTATATTTAATTGTTACTTTCATCTcgaatatttttacatttttttataatgttttaatcatgtatgaaaaaaaaaatatttaaaaaaaaaaaaaataaatatgtttcatTTAAAAGAGAGATTAAAGTTGATTGTAagactaaaaattatattggattAAACTTTGATGTTAATGTTATTAAAAGTGACACGCTTTTAGTGTGATTTGGTTGGCCTGCATTTAGGTGTTGTGGAAAGGACATAACGAGAAGATATTTAAAGGGTTGGATTGGTAGAGATGTGGTTTGAGGAGATAAAATTATTGTCATGGAAATGGTTTAAGAGTAAAAAGACTGGTTTTTGTTATTATCTGAATCAGTGGTATTTGGTGGCTTTGATTTTGATATGAATCTACTTCAATTACTATTTGTTTTAGCCAGCTCTGGTGCATTGTTTTTGGCTTACTATTTGTGACCTTTGTAGGCATCTCTTGTGCCATTTAATGGAATAAATTCTTTTTCcgttgcatatatatatatatatctctcGCATTCATCAAGCTAAAGTATTTATCATCGCCCCTCACTTATCGTTTTCCTATCCCAAGTGAGTAATTAAagacatttttataaatttaaaaatgaattttacgataatttatttaaaaataatagaagttaTTCATTTGTTACTAATTAAGaaatctaattttaatattcaatactttcaatatttattattataaatttaatataataaatatttcattttatttaaaaaatgatttttataaaaaaattctcgaaataactatttattttaattattttttaaaatttcattattgaaaaaaattgtaataaatagatgaaatatttataattttaaatgttatagcaaaaaaagaaaatactataagaatcatttttaagaaaattttaaacaaacggACCTATTTATTTTAACTGCTTTATAAATGTCTTAAAAAATCAAAGAGTTGCTTCAAAACTATTATCATAGCTAATAGCTATGTGATTTTGTACAATTGTTTTCCAAAATAATGAATAACTAGATATTGACTGCCCTTTGAGAACAAACATTTGAAATATTAAGATAAAACTaaattgaacttaaattttataaacattACTATTTGAATTTGAAGCAAATTTAATTAGTAGATAACAGTTGTTGCATGACATATTAAAAGCATACAAATTTTATGTTGCACAATTGAGGTAAGACTTGAATCATGCACACACTTTTATCAACTGTTAGATTAACTAGATTATGGTCCGCGCACTGCgtgtatattaattaattaattttataagtaatattttatgtattataaatatagttattttataatattattttattgatttgtaataattgaatatgattaggaaaattaaaatgagagaaaatcatgtttatcacaatcatctaatttaatttttaagatattttgtaaaattcatatgataacttattatataggataattgtttgcctcattgtactttgattgttaatttatttttcaacatataatggtatttgtatttatttgacgaaataaaatgtaaaatacaaaccaaaaaataagatgtaaaaatttataaatatgatttactatttaatattttttattttaaaaatatattaatgttgaattatattgtaacGTAGTctgaatttatttgttttattattatgatattttaattgcgaacatgagaagttgttgtaaaaaaattattgaatatatttcaccaaaagtttgtaaaaagaaaaagttgttGTGGCATcgaagtctattttaaatatatataatagatgatatattttaataattagaagtaacttttttgataatttttcacatattcgtattttatgattatttttattgtattttctgtcaaatagaatatatatttttattttctaaaatgttactaaaaaaatggattgacattaatgagtaatttaatttttaacatataaaatcattactcaccataagtgaaataatataattgttcataaaagaaagattaaataaagaacatttatgtcgatatttatgagtgattatgtggttttttatttattgaatttaatgactaataatataaattattaccgttggtaaatgactaataatattataaaatagtttataaatttattataaaataacttataaaataatttgataataatataaattattaccgttggtaaatgactaataatataaattataaattattatcaaattgtaaaataattttataagttttataagtaatattttatgtattataaatatagttaacttataatattactttattgatttgtaatagtTGAATATgtttaggaaaattaaaatgagggaaaatcatgtttatcacaatcatctaatttaatttttaaaatattttgtaaaattcgtatgataacttattatataggataattgtttgactcattgtactttgattaacaacttatttttcaacatataatggtacttatttatttgatgaaatacaatgtaaaatacatatccaaaaataagatataaaaatttaaaaatatgattgactatttaataataatttaattttatgcaatacttaaattttcatttattttttaacattcaaattattattataataaggaaaattaaaataaaaaatagtattcaattataaatatataatttaattgataaaaatttagtgttaacatattttttcaaaacacatatatatagtaaacttttgttcattatattttttaatatattcatatattataattttaaataaatttttgtattttaataattggaagtaacttttttaataatttttcatatattcttattttatgattattttttataaatttgtgtattttttgtcaaatagaatatatatttttattgtataaaatgttactaaaaaatgaattgacataaattgaaagaaattataaatggattgacattaatgagtaattgaatttttaacgtataaaatcattactcaccataggtggaataatataattgttcatgaaaGGAGGATATTTATGtcaatatttatgagtgattaggtgatttttttccattaaattaatgactaataatataaattattaccattggtaaatgactaataatattataaaatattttataaatttattatagaataacttataaaataatttgataatacttgtaaaataatttataaatttattataaataattttaaaataattttataaatttattataaaataatattataaaatagattttggaggtattaaataaattgtggaaggaagatgAGAAATATGGATTAAAGAGATAAGTTGGTGAAGAAGATTAGACATTGAAAACATGATTGATAGGGGAGAAAGAATGATAggtccacatcagctttttggctgatgtgggAAATATTTGTGTAGGTagatgaaatagaatgaggtggcattcgggagtctgttttaaatatatataatagataagtCTCATTGGATCAAATGAGttattatgagacttaataatCCAATTGTTGAAAATAAACTTTGGCATGGTGCAAGATGACCTTATTTGTGCACATTAGACAAAACTTAAAACATAATCCTCTTTAGTATGATGTTTATTGTAATTTTCTATCACATTTTTTAGAtaagtttaaaataattgataattatttaaaaaatagaagtcataatatttatttgaactaATTATCTTTGGcttaatatttaaattgtattacTTAAGCTAGAATACTGATAAATGAAGAACTTGATTGATAAAAAACAATATCTACAGTAGAGATAAATAACGTATTTCGACAATATAGATAATCACCTTCGTTACTGAATCAATATCTACCTTTGCACATCAAGACATAACTCAATTCACATAGTGTCTGATGTCTAGAATTAGAGTCTTAAATTATTTGGTTCAAAAGAACTTGCTGCCACTTACATAAAACATATTAATTGTGGTAATTcttaatatttgagtttttaGCCTAGTAGCAAAACTCacactaaatataaataaataaataaataaataaaaaagaaaaagtagtaTCTCGTGTTCAAATTCACGCACCACAACATATTAAATATTCCTACTGTTATTATCTGAATTATAATTGAGGACAAAATTAGTTTGTAACTTTGTAAGACTTTAGTTGAATCTTATGCAACTCTACAATATTAGTTTGTAACTCTATTAGAGGTATGATCAATATCTATGGACAAAACTTACTTGTTCTTAAGATTTGAATTGGATCTTATGCAACTATATAAAATTGGTTTTTAATGTGATAGACGTCTTCCtcatataaatacttttttagATCATATAATATTCGATGTATGACTCTCAATACACTCCTTTAATGTTCAAAATTAGACATGAAGTGTGATCCGAATTGCTTAATAATGAGAAACCCAATTAAACttgaattgaattaaatatCCTTACAAGATTTGAGTTGAGCCTGACTCAATCTTAGAAAACCAACTTTTATGGTGGTAGATGTCCTCCAATTATAAACACTCTTTNNNNNNNNNNNNNNNNNNNNNNNNNNNNNNNNNNNNNNNNNNNNNNNNNNNNNNNNNNNNNNNNNNNNNNNNNNNNNNNNNNNNNNNNNNNNNNNNNNNNNNNNNNNNNNNNNNNNNNNNNNNNNNNNNNNNNNNNNNNNNNNNNNNNNNNNNNNNNNNNNNNNNNNNNNNNNNNNNNNTTAGAAAACCAACTTTTATGGTAGTAAATGTCCTCCAATTATAAACACTCTATCTActcaaatatatgttatttcCATTTCCATTAATTCCATCTTTGGCCCTAGCCTAAAACTGATATGAGTTCATTCATAGTTACAGAGTTTTGCTATAACTAAACTATGGTAAAAAAACTAACATAACTAATAAACAGCACATAGTCCACTAATGACCCTAATTAACACACACATTAACACTAATTAATAAACCTTCTCCACATGGACAACTTTTAACTCCTGAATTTCTTTTAACCACCATCATCATTAAAATCAGGTTCAAGTGGCTTCCTCAATAATGAACCAATAATATCTTCAGAACCATATCTCATGCTCCTACCTTTCCTTAAACTACCAACAAGTTTACCAGAATACATTGAATAACTTGATCCCTTAGGTGCCTGCAAAGGTGCAGAGAAATACTGACTATCATCATTTCCATAACATTGCACATTTTCCATCATCATAAGATTCTCCATTTCCTTAACCTCATTACTTTCTTTCATTCTTTTATACCTAAACCAAGCAGCTTGTATAAAACATGCAGCCCATGTTCTCCACTGATGAGAACAGAATCTAAATGTTTGTCTCAGTTGTTTGCTGTGTAATCTTCGGAACTGTGCTGCTACGAATTTTAAATCCTCGGCGATGAGTGCAAAGGCTTCGACTTCGGTGATGGCTTTCACGGTTCGAGTTGATGAAGGAAGTACAACGGTTGGACGAGGGTCTAAGGCCCATGGTAGAAGCTCTTCACCACAGAAATCACCTGAGCCTATTGTGCAGGTGTTGAAGAAACCTGTTCTGCCACCATTTGTTGTGCAAGAATCTAGGCGTCCTCGAACAATGAAGAGCATCTCGGTGACGGGGTCGCCTTCGCGAACTATGCAAGTTCCTGATGTGCTTAGTGTTGGCTTCAGCCTTTCACATATCGCATCTAACATTCTGTCATCCATTTGATCAAATAGTGGTACCTGTGTGTAAAAGTGTTCAATAATTACTTCAttcttatttttcttgtttCCCAAGCAACATATTTACTTACTTGTCTAACAAGATTAAGGCAAAGGTGGCGTTTAATGTCACGTCTGAGATCAACAGGAAGGTCTCTGAGGATAGCTTCTTCGTCCACACCACGATTAGCTACCCATCTGAATTGGTCATGCCGTCGAACATTTTGCTTCAGGTAACGAGGTAGCTGTCTGTGATGCATCCATCTTTCTGTATCTGTCCTTCTAATTCTCCACTCTTCCAGCCTTATAGTGGTGGATTGAAGGTACGtctgtttaattttatttatatgcatTGTTGCCACagtgttaaatttttttacacttaCATTAGTTGCTAACACATAGTAAGATATGATTGTCAACTAAGTCATGAGAATTTTGCACTAGCTATACGTACTTGCATATTGCCTATGAGTAGTGCAAAAAGCACCAATCCAAGAATTGCAACAATCACAGCAAAGTTTATCTCTGCAACATGTGTACTTGTTAAGAGATTCTGTCCTGCAGAGCTGCAAATTTAGCATAGAATTAATTAGAATACTACAAACTCTAACCTGGAATAAATATGAATCAGGATCAAGAATAAATTCCATTATGACTCATATATGTGATTTTTAAGATAGTTTTAatcaaagtcaaatattttttttgatttcACTAATATAATTGATTCACAGAATAAAAAGACTTCATATTTGCAGGAAGTAAAGGATATATTATGCATTAAAAGATTTGACGCCTATAACATTTTAGAGGATACGGTGAGCTGATGATTGAAAAATCAATGGATTATATTGTGATCAGACACATGCACATGCATAACAAATTATGAATTCGTTGAAATCTCAACCGGTTATAATTCCAAACTTTTTCTTCTAAACTGTACCCCTTATGTCTATTTGGCCATCAAATTAACATAGGTGAATCAAAGATGGACAAAATTTGTGTTACCTTAGATTTCTGAGTCCCCACCAAAGACAGTAATAGTATCTGTTTAAGAATTCTGAGCCAGTTATTTCCAAAGTGAGAGCATCAGCAAAAATTCCAAACTGAAAGAAGTCACTGTTCTGATCACATAGACCTGAGAGGTTGCTTGATCTAAGCCAAGCATTCCTATTT
The genomic region above belongs to Cicer arietinum cultivar CDC Frontier isolate Library 1 chromosome 4, Cicar.CDCFrontier_v2.0, whole genome shotgun sequence and contains:
- the LOC101506519 gene encoding protein CNGC15a isoform X1 yields the protein MASVRSRSVRFTDNLEMKKLEEGEDSEMTMMAYEMSNNQHKHEKDTKHKLSANGRELSRVFSEDYDAEEILILDPRGPRVNLWNKIFLAACLVSLFVDPLFFYLPVVKKEKCIDMSLGLEVSLTIIRTMVDAFYIFQIYVKFQTAYIAPSSRVSGRGELIIDSSKIASNYLSRDFWVDLVAALPLPQVLIWGVIPNMKGSEMIASRHVVRLVTIFQFLLRLYLIGPLKAEIIKANGVMMEKAWAGAAYNLTLYMLASHVLGSCWYLLSIERQDECWKKVCTLQYPHCQYHYLDCESIGDPNRNAWLRSSNLSGLCDQNSDFFQFGIFADALTLEITGSEFLNRYYYCLWWGLRNLSSAGQNLLTSTHVAEINFAVIVAILGLVLFALLIGNMQTYLQSTTIRLEEWRIRRTDTERWMHHRQLPRYLKQNVRRHDQFRWVANRGVDEEAILRDLPVDLRRDIKRHLCLNLVRQVPLFDQMDDRMLDAICERLKPTLSTSGTCIVREGDPVTEMLFIVRGRLDSCTTNGGRTGFFNTCTIGSGDFCGEELLPWALDPRPTVVLPSSTRTVKAITEVEAFALIAEDLKFVAAQFRRLHSKQLRQTFRFCSHQWRTWAACFIQAAWFRYKRMKESNEVKEMENLMMMENVQCYGNDDSQYFSAPLQAPKGSSYSMYSGKLVGSLRKGRSMRYGSEDIIGSLLRKPLEPDFNDDGG
- the LOC101506519 gene encoding protein CNGC15a isoform X2 → MKKLEEGEDSEMTMMAYEMSNNQHKHEKDTKHKLSANGRELSRVFSEDYDAEEILILDPRGPRVNLWNKIFLAACLVSLFVDPLFFYLPVVKKEKCIDMSLGLEVSLTIIRTMVDAFYIFQIYVKFQTAYIAPSSRVSGRGELIIDSSKIASNYLSRDFWVDLVAALPLPQVLIWGVIPNMKGSEMIASRHVVRLVTIFQFLLRLYLIGPLKAEIIKANGVMMEKAWAGAAYNLTLYMLASHVLGSCWYLLSIERQDECWKKVCTLQYPHCQYHYLDCESIGDPNRNAWLRSSNLSGLCDQNSDFFQFGIFADALTLEITGSEFLNRYYYCLWWGLRNLSSAGQNLLTSTHVAEINFAVIVAILGLVLFALLIGNMQTYLQSTTIRLEEWRIRRTDTERWMHHRQLPRYLKQNVRRHDQFRWVANRGVDEEAILRDLPVDLRRDIKRHLCLNLVRQVPLFDQMDDRMLDAICERLKPTLSTSGTCIVREGDPVTEMLFIVRGRLDSCTTNGGRTGFFNTCTIGSGDFCGEELLPWALDPRPTVVLPSSTRTVKAITEVEAFALIAEDLKFVAAQFRRLHSKQLRQTFRFCSHQWRTWAACFIQAAWFRYKRMKESNEVKEMENLMMMENVQCYGNDDSQYFSAPLQAPKGSSYSMYSGKLVGSLRKGRSMRYGSEDIIGSLLRKPLEPDFNDDGG